A region from the Lolium perenne isolate Kyuss_39 chromosome 4, Kyuss_2.0, whole genome shotgun sequence genome encodes:
- the LOC127292978 gene encoding folate transporter 1, chloroplastic isoform X1 — protein MPSAEPWTWENAAAGATAGFATVAAFHPLDVVRTRFQVSGGRGLSDLPPYRNTGHAVYTIARSEGLRGLYAGFYPAVLGSTASWGLYFFLMSVLTVITELNKDTLRGRMFSSVHSTILSQPQKQVCLFTNPIWLVKTRMQLQTPGHASPYSGFSDALRTILKEEGWLALYRGIGPGLMLVTHGAIQFTAYEELRKAMIFAKSKQTSTDNRGSEDLLNSVDYAALGAGSKLSAILLTYPYQVIRARLQQRPGSDGTPKYSDSWHVVKETARYEGVRGFYRGITSNLLKNLPAASLTFVVYENVIKLLRASKDKA, from the exons ATGCCGTCGGCGGAGCCGTGGACCTGGGAGAACGCCGCCGCCGGAGCGACCGCCGGCTTCGCCACCGTCGCGGCCTTCCACCCGCTCGACGTCGTCCGCACTCGCTTCCAAG TGAGCGGCGGGAGGGGGTTGTCGGACCTGCCGCCGTACAGGAACACGGGGCACGCTGTCTACACCATCGCACGATCTGAG GGCCTGAGGGGACTTTATGCTGGCTTTTATCCTGCAGTTCTTGGATCAACCGCTTCTTGGGGCCTATATTTCTTTTT AATGTCTGTTTTGACAGTTATAACAGAGCTAAACAAAGATACTCTCAGGGGAAGGATGTTCAGCTCCGTCCATTCGACCATCTTGTCTCAGCCGCAGAAGCAG GTTTGCCTGTTTACAAATCCCATATGGCTGGTGAAAACACGAATGCAACTACAGACACCTGGACATGCTTCACCTTACTCTGGATTTTCTG ATGCTTTGAGAACTATTCTGAAAGAGGAGGGATGGCTAGCACTTTATAGAGGGATTGGACCTGGACTTATGCTG GTCACCCATGGGGCGATACAATTCACAGCCTACGAGGAGCTTCGCAAGGCTATGATATTTGCCAAAAGTAAACAAACAAGCACAGACAACAGAGGCAGCGAGGATTTATTG AATTCCGTTGATTACGCGGCACTTGGGGCTGGTTCAAAATTATCTGCTATTCTGCTTACTTATCCTTACCAG GTTATCCGAGCCCGCTTGCAG CAACGACCTGGTAGTGATGGTACCCCAAAGTACTCAGACAGTTGGCATGTAGTTAAGGAAACTGCAAG GTACGAAGGTGTCCGTGGATTTTACAGGGGCATCACATCCAACTTACTGAAGAACCTTCCAGCAGCTTCCCTCACGTTTGTGGTGTATGAAAATGTTATCAAACTACTCAGAGCATCCAAGGACAAGGCATAG
- the LOC127292978 gene encoding folate transporter 1, chloroplastic isoform X2, whose translation MPSAEPWTWENAAAGATAGFATVAAFHPLDVVRTRFQVSGGRGLSDLPPYRNTGHAVYTIARSEGLRGLYAGFYPAVLGSTASWGLYFFFYNRAKQRYSQGKDVQLRPFDHLVSAAEAGALVCLFTNPIWLVKTRMQLQTPGHASPYSGFSDALRTILKEEGWLALYRGIGPGLMLVTHGAIQFTAYEELRKAMIFAKSKQTSTDNRGSEDLLNSVDYAALGAGSKLSAILLTYPYQVIRARLQQRPGSDGTPKYSDSWHVVKETARYEGVRGFYRGITSNLLKNLPAASLTFVVYENVIKLLRASKDKA comes from the exons ATGCCGTCGGCGGAGCCGTGGACCTGGGAGAACGCCGCCGCCGGAGCGACCGCCGGCTTCGCCACCGTCGCGGCCTTCCACCCGCTCGACGTCGTCCGCACTCGCTTCCAAG TGAGCGGCGGGAGGGGGTTGTCGGACCTGCCGCCGTACAGGAACACGGGGCACGCTGTCTACACCATCGCACGATCTGAG GGCCTGAGGGGACTTTATGCTGGCTTTTATCCTGCAGTTCTTGGATCAACCGCTTCTTGGGGCCTATATTTCTTTTT TTATAACAGAGCTAAACAAAGATACTCTCAGGGGAAGGATGTTCAGCTCCGTCCATTCGACCATCTTGTCTCAGCCGCAGAAGCAGGTGCTTTG GTTTGCCTGTTTACAAATCCCATATGGCTGGTGAAAACACGAATGCAACTACAGACACCTGGACATGCTTCACCTTACTCTGGATTTTCTG ATGCTTTGAGAACTATTCTGAAAGAGGAGGGATGGCTAGCACTTTATAGAGGGATTGGACCTGGACTTATGCTG GTCACCCATGGGGCGATACAATTCACAGCCTACGAGGAGCTTCGCAAGGCTATGATATTTGCCAAAAGTAAACAAACAAGCACAGACAACAGAGGCAGCGAGGATTTATTG AATTCCGTTGATTACGCGGCACTTGGGGCTGGTTCAAAATTATCTGCTATTCTGCTTACTTATCCTTACCAG GTTATCCGAGCCCGCTTGCAG CAACGACCTGGTAGTGATGGTACCCCAAAGTACTCAGACAGTTGGCATGTAGTTAAGGAAACTGCAAG GTACGAAGGTGTCCGTGGATTTTACAGGGGCATCACATCCAACTTACTGAAGAACCTTCCAGCAGCTTCCCTCACGTTTGTGGTGTATGAAAATGTTATCAAACTACTCAGAGCATCCAAGGACAAGGCATAG